The Gadus macrocephalus chromosome 13, ASM3116895v1 genome includes a window with the following:
- the LOC132471012 gene encoding LOW QUALITY PROTEIN: contactin-3-like (The sequence of the model RefSeq protein was modified relative to this genomic sequence to represent the inferred CDS: inserted 2 bases in 2 codons), translated as MRFLWKQIVLLSISGCLAACAEDFMFQGPKWRTEPSDLILPYNSPDQKAVIKCEAEGTPSLQYRWSLNGTLIDLRSDYRRHMSGGNLTISGLDRDQDTGIYQCTASNKWGSLLSHRASLQFAYLENFKTQTVRSAVNVREGQGVVLLCGPPTHSGELTFAWIFNEYPYFVQQDTRRFISQETGSLYVAKVESSDVGNYTCVVNNTITREKVLSLPTPLVLRNDGVMGEYEPKIEVNFPDSIPAAKGSTVKLECFALGNPVPEISWRRTSGVPFPGKVKMRNSNAVLEIPSFQQEDTGTYECVAENSRGKNTARGRLSFHAKPHWLQTITDTALSIEENLFWECKASGKPKPSYSWLRNGETLTSEMRVQMENGALTVSALNLSDAGLYQCVAENKHGVIYSSAELMVLASPPSFARSGLQAVLKALSGSQVSLDCQPQASPPASSLWKKGNELLQKSDRIALLPNGTLRIANVTKRDSASYTCIARNQFGSASTTGMLLVTEPTRITLRPTNMEIIVGESIVLPCQMACDPALDVSFSWAFNGQLIDFQRDGEHFERVGGVSHLRRPQSKWTGVLGQVLISLPVCPFHSAVPEVVNGNLLTATVVGLNAWVEYQFRVVARNSVGVGEPAPXSIKTRTEDAMPDAAPTDVGGGGGTKSXLVITWEPVPEELQNGEGFGYIVAFRPAGAAGTPWTRAAVSTPGASRHAFRNDSLLMPPFAPFDVKVAAFNDKGPGPFSSVATVFSAEEVPSVSPKRLRARSVSAAQIEVFWEPLPAIPERVLGYEVVYWEDDTKPDTVGKVRISGNYTLVNVTGLTGHTPYYLAVAAFNTAGSGPQSVAINITTKKPPPGQPPVNVEWSMTGSLLTLHWDPVVATETESPVTGYMVLLKRQGYSDIDMVRTDKNNLELNLPASDNYLVQIKALTQGGEGVGSEPIHVHKSSMGARGSGAPGLLPLYSSAVLISTLLSTSW; from the exons ATGAGGTTTCTATGGAAACAAATTGTTCTTCTATCAATCAGCGGCTGCCTTGCAG cctgTGCAGAGGATTTCATGTTCCAGGGGCCAAAATGGAGGACAGAGCCCAGTGACCTCATTTTACCGTACAACTCCCCGGACCAGAAAGCCGTCATTAAATGTGAGGCGGAAGGAACCCCTTCCCTGCAGTACAG ATGGTCACTAAACGGAACACTCATTGATCTGAGGAGCGACTACCGGCGTCACATGTCTGGGGGCAACCTGACCATTAGCGGCTTGGACAGGGACCAAGACACAGGGATATACCAGTGCACGGCCTCCAACAAGTGGGGCTCTCTTCTGAGCCACAGAGCCAGCCTCCAGTTTGCAT ACCTTGAAAACTTCAAAACCCAAACAGTGAGGAGCGCTGTTAATGTTCGAGAAGGCCAGGGGGTGGTTCTGCTCTGTGGACCTCCCACACATTCTGGAG AGCTGACTTTTGCATGGATCTTTAATGAGTACCCCTACTTTGTCCAGCAAGACACACGTCGGTTTATATCCCAGGAGACCGGGAGTCTGTACGTTGCCAAAGTTGAATCTTCTGATGTGGGAAACTACACTTGTGTGGTCAACAATACCATCACCCGAGAAAAGGTCCTGAGTCTGCCCACCCCGCTTGTCCTTAGGAACGATG GGGTGATGGGTGAATACGAACCCAAAATAGAAGTTAATTTCCCCGATTCCATTCCAGCTGCCAAAGGATCCACGGTGAAGCTGGAATGCTTCGCTCTTGGAAA CCCGGTTCCTGAAATAAGCTGGAGAAGAACCAGTGGCGTTCCTTTCCCCGGCAAAGTCAAGATGAGGAACTCCAACGCTGTACTGGAAATTCCGAGTTTCCAGCAAGAGGACACCGGGACCTATGAGTGTGTAGCGGAGAACAGCCGAGGCAAGAACACGGCGCGTGGCCGCCTCTCCTTCCACG CCAAACCCCACTGGCTCCAGACCATCACGGACACGGCGCTGTCGATCGAGGAGAACCTGTTCTGGGAGTGTAAGGCCAGCGGGAAGCCCAAGCCCTCGTACAGCTGGCTGAGGAACGGCGAGACCCTGACGTCCGAG aTGCGGGTGCAGATGGAGAACGGAGCGCTGACGGTCTCCGCCCTCAACCTGTCGGACGCGGGGCTCTATCAGTGTGTGGCGGAAAACAAACATGGAGTTATTTATTCCAGCGCTGAACTAATGGTGTTAG CCTCACCACCCAGCTTCGCCAGGAGTGGCCTGCAGGCCGTGCTGAAAGCCCTCTCCGGCAGCCAGGTGTCACTGGACTGCCAGCCCCAGGCATCCCCACCGGCCTCCAGTCTCTGGAAGAAAGGCAACGAGCTCCTGCAGAAAAGCGACAG GATCGCCCTGCTCCCCAATGGAACGCTGCGCATCGCCAACGTGACCAAGCGGGACTCGGCCAGCTACACGTGCATCGCTAGGAACCAGTTTGGCAGCGCCAGCACCACCGGGATGCTGCTAGTCACCG AACCCACCCGGATTACCCTGAGGCCCACTAACATGGAGATCATCGTTGGGGAGAGCATCGTGCTGCCCTGCCAGATGGCCTGTGACCCAGCCCTCGACGTCTCCTTCTCCTGGGCCTTCAACGGGCAGCTCATCGACTTCCAGAGAGACGGGGAGCACTTTGAGAGAGTGGGCGGGGTGAGTCATCTCAGGAGGCC CCAAAGTAAGTGGACCGGTGTATTGGGTCAGGTCCTGATTTCCTTGCCTGTGTGTCCATTCCACTCGGCAGTGCCGGAGGTGGTCAACGGGAACCTGTTGACGGCCACGGTGGTGGGACTCAACGCCTGGGTGGAGTACCAGTTCAGGGTGGTGGCTCGCAACAGCGTGGGCGTAGGAGAACCAGCCC CGTCCATCAAGACCCGGACAGAGGATGCCA tgCCCGATGCGGCGCCCACTGATGTCGGAGGGGGAGGCGGCACAAAGT GATTAGTGATCACATGGGAG CCCGTCCCCGAGGAGCTGCAGAACGGAGAGGGCTTCGGCTACATCGTGGCCTTCCGGCCCGCGGGGGCCGCCGGCACGCCATGGACGCGGGCCGCCGTGTCGACGCCGGGCGCGTCGCGCCACGCCTTCCGCAACGACTCCCTCCTCATGCCACCGTTCGCCCCGTTCGACGTCAAGGTGGCGGCCTTCAACGACAAGGGCCCCGGGCCCTTCAGCTCCGTGGCCACCGTGTTCTCGGCAGAGGAAG TGCCCAGTGTGTCTCCTAAGAGGTTGAGAGCCCGCAGTGTGTCTGCAGCTCAGATTGAAGTGTTCTGGGAACCTCTGCCTGCCATTCCTGAACGGGTGCTGGGATATGAG GTGGTGTACTGGGAAGACGACACCAAACCCGACACGGTTGGGAAGGTCAGGATTTCCGGTAACTACACGCTGGTCAACGTGACGGGGCTCACCGGCCACACACCGTACTACCTGGCCGTCGCCGCCTTCAACACAGCCGGCTCCGGCCCGCAGTCGGTCGccatcaacatcaccaccaaGAAGCCGC CTCCGGGTCAGCCACCAGTCAATGTGGAATGGAGCATGACCGGATCTCTGCTCACGCTGCACTGGGACCCTGTGGTCGCTACGGAAACAGAATCCCCCGTCACTGGATATATG gTGCTGCTGAAGAGACAGGGCTACAGCGACATCGACATGGTCCGGACCGACAAGAACAACCTGGAGCTCAACCTGCCGGCCAGCGACAACTACCTGGTCCAGATCAAGGCTTTGACccaggggggagaaggggtgggCAGCGAACCCATCCATGTGCATAAATCAA GCATGGGTGCGAGAGGCTCGGGAGCTCCTGGCCTGCTCCCGCTGTACTCCTCGGCCGTCCTTATCAGCACCCTGCTTAGCACCTCCTGGTGA